From the Anguilla anguilla isolate fAngAng1 chromosome 6, fAngAng1.pri, whole genome shotgun sequence genome, one window contains:
- the baalcb gene encoding brain and acute leukemia cytoplasmic protein encodes MGCGGSRTDALEPRYLESWTKETESTWLTSTDTDVPLSAIQNIPSESSSQLGFSAEKNNSPVADFFDDSFPGPAQAYMKVCSAMSEAGLGGTKVDADAAVPTSQQQEALPAAHGATLQKRSVLHTEEVTEWRDDRMSTKQVTITVTQSVRQVDRAGWMRETSRTTFQVLRPAEDCKEAPAEKSPK; translated from the exons ATGGGGTGTGGGGGCAGCCGGACGGACGCCCTGGAGCCGAGGTACCTGGAGAGTTGGACGAAGGAGACGGAATCGACATGGCTGACCAGCACGGACACGGACGTGCCTCTGTCCGCCATCCAGAACATCCCCTCCGAGAGCTCCTCCCAGCTGGGCTTCAGCGCTGAGAAAAACAACAGCCCCG TGGCAGATTTTTTTGACGACAGCTTCCCGGGCCCTGCCCAGGCGTACATGAAGGTCTGCTCCGCCATGTCCGAGGCTGGCCTGGGCGGCACCAAGGTGGACGCCGACGCCGCAGTACCGACCTCCCAACAGCAGGAGGCGCTGCCTGCAGCACATGGCGCCACACTGCAGAAGAGGAGCGTGCTGCACACTGAGGAAGTT ACAGAGTGGCGTGACGACCGGATGTCCACCAAGCAGGTGACCATCACCGTCACGCAGAGCGTGCGGCAGGTGGACCGGGCCGGCTGGATGAGGGAGACGTCCCGCACCACCTTCCAGGTCCTGAGGCCCGCCGAGGACTGCAAGGAGGCGCCGGCCGAGAAGAGCCCGAAATGA